Within Primulina tabacum isolate GXHZ01 chromosome 5, ASM2559414v2, whole genome shotgun sequence, the genomic segment CAGGAAAGAAGACAAGAAGCTGTGGCAGGTGTTTTGAACTTCTTCTTGTTCTCAAAAATTTTATGGTTCTAGTTTTTTCAGATTAGTTGCCAGATTGTAGTTTAGCTGAGTTTTTTTATGACAGATATATTCTGGAACTTGATCGTGAAATTGCTTAGCTCAGAACCTCGAGCATGAACAGCACCGCATATTTTACGAGTCTACACTTTTATCATTggtggatattgaaaaatatatgcATGAAATTAATATCTAAACTGTATCTGTGCATGTTGATCAGATATGAAGCAACAAGAACTAAAAATAAGCTCTCAAAACCAACTTAAGATTAAGTGAGCGCTTGCTGCAGTCTTGTATTGTCGACCTCCTCAGCTTGGATGTTTTTCCTTCAATCTGTTCCTCCTCAGCTTGGATGTTTTTCCTTCAATCTGTTTATAGGTATAATGCATTATTTAGGTGTGTGTTGATAAATTGGAATATTTGATGATGGTGGTGGTTGTTTTGATTATTGAAGGCATTGATCTCTAAAAAATGatgttctttttttttatggTATTCCTTCAATCTGTTTATAGGTATAATGCATTATTTAGGTGTGTGTTGATAAATTGGAATATTTGATGATGGTGGTGGTTGTTTTGATTATTGAAGGCATTGATCTCTAAAAAATGatgttctttttttttatggTATTTAAGTTGGTGATAATTTTTTTGGTTATATTTATGAAGGGAGTGCCTAATGTTATTGGGCTGGACAGGACGCCGACGCCCCGGAAAGCCATAAAATTGGAAAGAGAGTCGGATGATAAGTTTTGGTATTTTATGAGGCAGTTCCTTTTTGGGCTTTGGGGTTTCCAACAAAGGCCATAAGTTTGCGTTAGTATTCATTTATTAGTAACATTCAAAATATCTAAAACCCGTCGATGTTGCCCAAGCTATAGGATACAAGAACCTTGAGAAGCGGTATTATGACCGTAAGTTTGCGTTAGTATTCATTTATTAGTAGCATTCAAAATATCTAGAATTTGAAGTTTGAGCTTTCATCAGGCTAGTATTGTAAGTTCTATATTATAGTGCGTGAGCATGTGGtgaattttgattttattgGCAGGAATCCTTGATGGGGTTTATTGTGTACTATTTGACCTCAAAATTGTTTATCTTTCTTAATCCTAATGTATCTATACCCTTGAAAGTTCTTTGAAGATTCGAGAATGGCTAAGtgctaaaattttttttcttggaaACCTGTAGGGATTCCATGTAGACAATCAGACTGAACTAGTTTATGCAATGGCATTGTGTGGTTTTTGCAAGAATCATATGTTGTATTCCTGCAAAAAAAAATAGCACTAGTTTGTTTTTGGCTGTCTTATGGTGCTTCACTTTATGTGCTTTGACAATCTTCGCGTCATTTATTTATGTGAACTGGTTCACCTGTTGTATCCCCTATCTCCTTTTGTAGATGTTGTCTCCATTCCAAAGACCAACGAGAATTTTCGCTTGCTTTATGACACCAAGGGACGATTCCGTCTACACTCTATCCGGGATGAGGAGGCCAAGGTCaagtctttttttttatttcacgtTTCTGGTCTATTGTGTCTTATACCTGTATCATCATTAGATTATGTGATTATTTCTTGTTCAAATTCAACTGAATTTATGGTCCATACTGGATGAGCTGAATGTGAGCAAATATGAACAGGATGAACTGTCTTCAGTACTCGGCTGGAAGTGATATTAGATAGttttgggactaatttaatggTTTTATGGATCATGAACTACATGATTCTACGTTTCTATTTTTATTACTCAAtcttttttgtttaaaaatgatattttgttgtTTGGAGACTGCTTTGACgctgttttaaaaatatttacacaTTTATTTTGTTGCAGTTCAAGCTGTGCAAAGTtcgttcagttcagtttgggaAGAAGGGTATTCCTTATCTCAATACCTATGATAGAAGGACTATTCGCTATCCAGATCCACTCATCAAGGCCAATGACACCATCAAACTTGATCTTGAAACCAGCAAGATTGTTGATTTCATCAAGTTTGACGTTGGGAACGTTGTGATGGTGACTGGTGGTAGGAACAGGGGACGAGTAGGAGTAATCAAGAACCGTGAGAAGCACAAGGGAAGTTTTGAGACTATTCACGTCCAGGATGCTACTGGACATGAGTTTGCAACTCGATTGGGCAATGTTTTCACAATTGGCAAGGGTGCTAAGCCTTGGATGTCTCTTCCGAAGGGCAAAGGTATTAAGTTGTCTATCATTGAGGAGGCCAGGAAGAGGATTGCCGCACAGTCTGCAGCAACAGCTTAGACACCTTCAAAGTTTCCTTTGACTTATTTGTTAAGGTCGTTTGAGCTTCACCAGTGTGACAAATGGTGGCCGGCATCAGATCTCATCCTTTCTATCATAATTGTAGTATCTTTCTCGAAGAATTTGTGGTGTTGCCATCCAAagttagaaaatttttttttcttggcaAATTTTGAGGAAGCTTCATTTGGATAGTTTTGCATTGTACACTTGATGCGAAATTCGAGAGTTTCGTGTCTTTGACCTTTAGAGTTTGTTTTTCTAGTCACTAGTTACGAGTAAGGGTCGTTAGTATTCAAGTGCTCTTGTGTGGAaaccaaaacaaaaacaaaatgaatATTCTGATGACAAATCTATACatctatattatatatattatatcaaCTTTGTCCTTAGTTTGTACGTACATGGAAAAATTTAGTGAGGATGTTTTTGTCAAATTAGTTATTATGATAAAgataaaattgtcaaactacTTTTATGTTAGATAATGATTAAGTTGCCAAaaaaactgaaactttaaaattctttgatttttattttcttgtagatgaattgaacaaacttttttcacaaaaaatattaatttgaaaagattgagataccaaaatatat encodes:
- the LOC142546445 gene encoding small ribosomal subunit protein eS4-like, which codes for MVLHFMCFDNLRVIYLCELVHLLYPLSPFVDVVSIPKTNENFRLLYDTKGRFRLHSIRDEEAKFKLCKVRSVQFGKKGIPYLNTYDRRTIRYPDPLIKANDTIKLDLETSKIVDFIKFDVGNVVMVTGGRNRGRVGVIKNREKHKGSFETIHVQDATGHEFATRLGNVFTIGKGAKPWMSLPKGKGIKLSIIEEARKRIAAQSAATA